A stretch of Deinococcus cellulosilyticus NBRC 106333 = KACC 11606 DNA encodes these proteins:
- a CDS encoding helix-turn-helix domain-containing protein: protein MMFATREELKALLKECIREVLTEEGISQGQDIPPVMTVEQAAQVLSLPKDTVYDHLNAGVIRGTKQGKRWFVSREAVQDFVAGRVTPVITKFSPRKKAL, encoded by the coding sequence ATGATGTTTGCCACCCGTGAGGAACTCAAAGCCCTCCTGAAGGAGTGCATTAGAGAAGTGCTGACTGAGGAGGGCATCAGCCAGGGCCAGGACATCCCCCCTGTGATGACCGTCGAGCAGGCTGCTCAAGTGCTCTCTCTCCCTAAGGACACGGTTTACGACCACCTGAATGCAGGGGTCATCCGGGGCACGAAGCAGGGTAAACGCTGGTTTGTCTCCAGAGAGGCTGTGCAGGATTTTGTTGCTGGCCGCGTCACTCCGGTGATCACCAAGTTCAGTCCTCGTAAAAAAGCCCTTTAG
- a CDS encoding helix-turn-helix domain-containing protein — translation MTVPSVSQVCTNWGVAVGPVKLDPRAEQHGRLLKEWREDRGIKRTELIKMLADQGVTLSYDYVNKIEGGTRALSGVDIEIREAWRHILGVSQEEWEEKTGLKVMDLIPEPSPLTFEYEKLLPIPATLQKAIDEFGEEYPDLFDPAWQRTLAGLRFEDGMAVGPQTPEHWVDQYLLLKKFRRHVK, via the coding sequence ATGACTGTACCAAGTGTGAGCCAAGTGTGTACCAACTGGGGGGTAGCTGTGGGACCTGTTAAATTGGACCCCAGAGCCGAACAGCACGGGCGCCTGTTAAAAGAGTGGCGTGAGGACCGTGGAATCAAGCGCACTGAGCTAATCAAAATGCTGGCTGATCAGGGCGTAACCCTGAGTTATGACTATGTCAATAAAATCGAAGGTGGTACACGGGCTTTGTCAGGGGTAGACATCGAAATCCGCGAGGCATGGCGTCACATTCTTGGGGTCAGCCAGGAAGAGTGGGAAGAAAAGACAGGCCTGAAAGTTATGGACCTCATACCAGAACCTTCCCCTCTCACGTTTGAATACGAAAAACTCCTGCCGATTCCAGCAACCTTGCAAAAAGCCATTGATGAGTTTGGCGAAGAGTATCCTGACCTTTTCGATCCTGCTTGGCAAAGAACCCTGGCAGGCCTGCGTTTTGAGGATGGAATGGCTGTTGGTCCACAAACTCCTGAGCACTGGGTTGATCAATACCTGCTGCTCAAAAAATTCAGACGTCACGTCAAATAG
- a CDS encoding helix-turn-helix domain-containing protein: protein MLSRKAVKKEIKALGVTIKQVAEEAGVSRNTVSNFLNRRFDTGEDTLKKISEALVQIRYKKGQAA from the coding sequence ATGCTCAGCAGAAAAGCCGTCAAAAAAGAAATCAAAGCGCTGGGGGTCACCATCAAACAGGTGGCCGAAGAAGCAGGAGTGAGCAGAAACACTGTCTCAAACTTCTTAAACCGTCGTTTTGATACGGGGGAAGACACCCTCAAAAAAATTTCTGAGGCGTTGGTACAAATTAGGTACAAGAAAGGACAGGCTGCATGA